Proteins found in one Salmo salar chromosome ssa26, Ssal_v3.1, whole genome shotgun sequence genomic segment:
- the LOC106587702 gene encoding programmed cell death protein 7 isoform X2 → MDKPTFQSTSGGRQHPVSNIGGPDTFYLRGGPPYLGPPPIQPPPEQELKLAADTVLCEVRKKQADAKRMLDILRSLEKLRKLRKEAASRKGIFPEKEADQAFDGLVERLRALIRKRTGVYGAEENALRVMLESEQEEERRRDLEKRQKKERERLLLRKREMDSMLFGDEMPPDHPLQPFREYYTQAERSLPALIQIRREWDLCLVSVDHPDGTTVPQDWVLPQCPTDEIWATALDRGDCLGP, encoded by the exons ATGGATAAACCAACGTTCCAGTCTACGTCGGGAGGACGGCAGCACCCCGTTTCTAACATCGGAGGTCCGGATACGTTTTACCTTAGAGGGGGACCTCCATATCTCGGACCGCCGCCGATACAACCACCACCA GAGCAAGAGCTGAAGCTGGCTGCTGACACGGTGCTCTGTGAAGTGAGGAAGAAGCAGGCAGATGCCAAGAGGATGCTGGACATCCTCAGGTCACTGGAGAAGCTACGCAAACTCAGGAAGGAGGCAGCCTCCAGGAAAG GGATCTTCCCGGAGAAAGAAGCCGACCAAGCATTTGATGGGCTGGTGGAGCGCCTGCGTGCACTGATCAGGAAGAGGACAGGGGTGTATGGGGCAGAGGAGAACGCCCTGCGGGTGATGCTGGAGAGTGAGCAGGAGGAGGAGCGCAGGAGGGACCTGGAGAAACGAcagaagaaggagagggagaggctaCTGCTGAGGAAACGAGAGATGGATAGCATGCTCTTTGGAG atgaGATGCCTCCTGACCACCCCCTACAGCCCTTCAGAGAGTACTACACACAGGCAGAACGCTCACTACCAGCCTTAATACAGATACG GAGAGAGTGGGACCTCTGTCTGGTCTCAGTGGACCACCCAGACGGCACCACGGTCCCCCAGGACTGGGTCTTACCACAATGCCCCACAGATGAGATTTGGGCCACAGCCCTGGACCGAGGGGACTGCCTCGGACCCTGA
- the LOC106587702 gene encoding programmed cell death protein 7 isoform X1: MDKPTFQSTSGGRQHPVSNIGGPDTFYLRGGPPYLGPPPIQPPPVCETSFQSNMPSSSNVAGAFWPGQNPSQYLPPPQQAPVSDQRFPQSQEWTPPPPVSGYGSQPYGFRPPFPQPPPRFEGYGPPHMSSPGYGFDPSIPPPPLNNPALSQFPPMSSQPVPFHSHPKLEPNTHDGRPPNSWAQGYNVGDAQSNMETSDFQRSFDHNPAYPIPGPQHSQYGNPDASFRPKHADSGYTEHRSRPLLASPSLIPMGKALQRDQGFSRPMAPQPPDEDSIQRMQDEQWLKHFLRNRERTTAKTSKPAQPHSRQTHPKVSVAHIRDTLYGAIQLVSKLSMACETLKHNLENESVWADSYAEAVSVKTDLQEKLKVLGDSECVESLQKKLSSISKRRARLRRRQVEQEEDKQKDEERVAEREAAIDKWRMKRIHEVEEKKREQELKLAADTVLCEVRKKQADAKRMLDILRSLEKLRKLRKEAASRKGIFPEKEADQAFDGLVERLRALIRKRTGVYGAEENALRVMLESEQEEERRRDLEKRQKKERERLLLRKREMDSMLFGDEMPPDHPLQPFREYYTQAERSLPALIQIRREWDLCLVSVDHPDGTTVPQDWVLPQCPTDEIWATALDRGDCLGP, from the exons ATGGATAAACCAACGTTCCAGTCTACGTCGGGAGGACGGCAGCACCCCGTTTCTAACATCGGAGGTCCGGATACGTTTTACCTTAGAGGGGGACCTCCATATCTCGGACCGCCGCCGATACAACCACCACCAGTATGTGAAACCTCGTTTCAAAGTAACATGCCGAGTTCAAGTAACGTTGCTGGAGCGTTTTGGCCCGGTCAAAACCCTTCCCAATATCTTCCTCCACCACAACAAGCCCCAGTTAGCGACCAGAGATTCCCTCAAAGTCAAGAGTGGACTCCACCTCCACCCGTGTCAGGATATGGCAGTCAACCATATGGCTTCAGACCCCCCTTTCCACAACCACCGCCTAGATTTGAAGGCTACGGACCACCTCATATGTCCTCCCCGGGATATGGTTTTGATCCGTCGATACCGCCGCCGCCCCTCAACAACCCGGCACTCAGTCAGTTCCCTCCCATGTCTTCACAACCAGTTCCCTTCCACAGTCATCCAAAGCTGGAACCCAACACGCATGATGGGAGACCACCAAACTCATGGGCTCAGGGCTACAATGTGGGTGATGCTCAATCGAACATGGAAACTTCAGATTTCCAAAGATCATTTGATCACAATCCAGCATACCCTATCCCCGGTCCACAACACAGTCAGTATGGAAACCCTGATGCAAGTTTTAGACCAAAGCATGCGGACAGTGGTTACACTGAACATCGTAGCAGACCTCTCCTAGCCTCCCCCTCCTTGATTCCGATGGGAAAAGCTTTGCAGCGTGACCAAGGTTTTAGCAGGCCTATGGCTCCACAGCCGCCAGACGAAGACTCCATTCAGAGGATGCAAGACGAACAGTGGCTGAAACATTTCTTGAGGAACCGAGAGAGGACAACAGCCAAGACCTCCAAACCGGCACAACCTCATTCAAGGCAAACACACCCAAAGGTCTCCGTGGCTCACATACGAGACACCCTGTACGGTGCCATACAGCTCGTTTCAAAGCTGTCCATGGCTTGTGAAACGCTGAAGCACAACTTGGAGAACGAGAGCGTCTGGGCGGATTCTTACGCTGAGGCAGTGAGTGTGAAAACAGATCTGCAAGAGAAACTGAAGGTCCTTGGTGACTCTGAGTGTGTTGAAAGTCTTCAAAAGAAACTGAGTTCCATCAGTAAGAGAAGGGCCAGGCTGCGGCGTCGACAAGTGGAACAGGAGGAGGACAAACAGAAGGACGAGGAACGAGTGGCTGAGCGTGAAGCGGCCATCGACAAGTGGAGGATGAAACGTATCCATGAagtagaggagaagaagagg GAGCAAGAGCTGAAGCTGGCTGCTGACACGGTGCTCTGTGAAGTGAGGAAGAAGCAGGCAGATGCCAAGAGGATGCTGGACATCCTCAGGTCACTGGAGAAGCTACGCAAACTCAGGAAGGAGGCAGCCTCCAGGAAAG GGATCTTCCCGGAGAAAGAAGCCGACCAAGCATTTGATGGGCTGGTGGAGCGCCTGCGTGCACTGATCAGGAAGAGGACAGGGGTGTATGGGGCAGAGGAGAACGCCCTGCGGGTGATGCTGGAGAGTGAGCAGGAGGAGGAGCGCAGGAGGGACCTGGAGAAACGAcagaagaaggagagggagaggctaCTGCTGAGGAAACGAGAGATGGATAGCATGCTCTTTGGAG atgaGATGCCTCCTGACCACCCCCTACAGCCCTTCAGAGAGTACTACACACAGGCAGAACGCTCACTACCAGCCTTAATACAGATACG GAGAGAGTGGGACCTCTGTCTGGTCTCAGTGGACCACCCAGACGGCACCACGGTCCCCCAGGACTGGGTCTTACCACAATGCCCCACAGATGAGATTTGGGCCACAGCCCTGGACCGAGGGGACTGCCTCGGACCCTGA